From the Leptotrichia sp. oral taxon 221 genome, one window contains:
- a CDS encoding argininosuccinate synthase, giving the protein MKDKVVLAYSGGLDTSIIIPWLKENYDLEVIACCVDVGQDEDMEAVKVKAIESGATKVYVEDKKEEFVKNYAFRALRAGAVYENKYLLGTSFARPIISKALVEVAHKEGAKYICHGCTGKGNDQVRFETGIFSIDPTIQIIAPWRIWDISSREDAIDYAQRFDIKVNVTKEKIYSRDQNLWHISHEGGDIEGLENEHKEDIVYVMTTPPEKAPDKPTYVDITFEEGWPVKVDGEVLEPVDLLRKLNKIAGENGIGVIDIVENRLVGMKSRGVYETPGGTLLMEALKDLETLILDKDTFEFKKLVSRKYADITYAGQWFTPLREGLDAFVDETSKNVTGTIRLKLYKGSIKIAGRFTDFALYDEGISSFGSSELYSHKDAEGFIKLFSLPNRIRAYKKHK; this is encoded by the coding sequence ATGAAAGATAAAGTAGTATTAGCGTATTCAGGTGGATTAGATACATCGATAATTATACCTTGGTTAAAAGAAAATTATGATTTAGAGGTAATAGCTTGTTGCGTAGATGTAGGGCAAGATGAAGATATGGAAGCTGTAAAAGTAAAAGCAATTGAATCTGGAGCAACTAAAGTTTATGTGGAAGATAAAAAAGAAGAATTTGTAAAAAATTATGCTTTTAGAGCATTAAGAGCTGGAGCAGTTTATGAAAACAAATATTTATTAGGAACTTCATTTGCAAGACCAATTATTTCAAAAGCATTGGTTGAAGTTGCTCATAAAGAAGGAGCTAAATATATTTGTCACGGATGTACTGGAAAAGGAAACGACCAAGTAAGATTTGAAACTGGAATTTTCTCTATTGATCCAACAATACAAATAATTGCACCTTGGAGAATTTGGGATATTAGTTCAAGAGAAGATGCGATTGACTATGCACAAAGATTTGACATTAAAGTAAATGTTACAAAAGAAAAAATTTATTCAAGAGATCAAAATTTATGGCACATTTCTCATGAAGGTGGAGATATTGAAGGATTGGAAAATGAACATAAAGAGGATATCGTTTATGTTATGACTACACCTCCTGAAAAAGCACCTGATAAACCAACTTATGTAGACATTACTTTTGAAGAAGGATGGCCAGTAAAAGTTGATGGTGAAGTATTGGAACCTGTTGATTTATTGAGAAAATTAAATAAAATTGCTGGAGAAAATGGTATTGGGGTAATTGATATCGTAGAAAATAGATTAGTTGGAATGAAATCTAGAGGAGTTTACGAAACACCAGGTGGAACATTGTTAATGGAAGCATTAAAAGATTTGGAAACATTGATTTTAGATAAAGATACATTTGAATTCAAAAAATTAGTTTCAAGAAAATATGCTGATATTACATATGCTGGACAATGGTTTACACCATTAAGAGAAGGATTGGATGCATTTGTTGATGAAACTTCTAAAAATGTTACAGGAACAATTAGATTGAAATTGTATAAAGGTAGCATTAAGATTGCTGGAAGATTTACTGATTTTGCTTTATACGATGAAGGAATTTCTTCATTTGGATCTAGTGAATTGTACAGTCATAAAGATGCGGAAGGATTTATTAAATTGTTCTCATTGCCTAATAGAATTAGAGCTTATAAGAAACATAAATAA
- a CDS encoding fructose bisphosphate aldolase, with product MKERLERMRNGKGFIAALDQSGGSTPKALKLYGIDESEYSNDTEMFDLIHKMRTRIIKSPAFNDKEIVGAILFEQTMDRKIDDKYTADFLWEEKGVLPFLKVDKGLEELEDGVQVMKPIPGLDDLLKRANERHIFGTKMRSVIKKASQTGIAKVVDQQFEVADKIIAAGLVPIIEPEVDIHNVDKAECETILKNEIKKHLDKLPETSNVMLKVTLPTVENFYEDLTKHPRVVRVVALSGGYPRKEANEILAKNKGVIASFSRALTEGLSAQQSDDEFNKDLAEAIKEIYEASVK from the coding sequence ATGAAAGAAAGATTAGAAAGAATGAGAAACGGAAAGGGATTTATTGCAGCATTGGATCAAAGTGGTGGAAGTACTCCGAAAGCCTTAAAATTGTATGGAATTGATGAAAGTGAATATTCTAATGATACAGAAATGTTTGACTTGATTCATAAAATGAGAACTAGAATTATAAAAAGTCCTGCCTTTAATGATAAGGAAATTGTAGGAGCTATTTTATTTGAACAAACTATGGATAGAAAAATTGATGATAAATATACAGCTGACTTTTTGTGGGAAGAAAAAGGAGTTTTACCTTTCTTAAAAGTTGATAAAGGACTAGAAGAATTGGAAGACGGAGTTCAAGTTATGAAACCTATTCCTGGATTGGATGATCTTTTGAAAAGAGCAAACGAAAGACATATTTTCGGAACAAAAATGCGTTCTGTTATTAAAAAAGCATCTCAAACAGGAATTGCAAAAGTTGTAGATCAACAATTTGAAGTTGCAGATAAAATTATTGCAGCTGGACTTGTTCCAATTATTGAACCAGAAGTAGATATTCACAATGTTGATAAAGCAGAATGCGAAACTATTTTGAAAAATGAAATAAAAAAACATCTTGATAAATTGCCTGAAACTTCAAATGTTATGTTAAAAGTTACACTTCCAACAGTTGAAAACTTTTATGAAGATTTGACAAAACATCCAAGAGTTGTAAGAGTTGTCGCATTATCAGGAGGTTATCCAAGAAAAGAAGCAAACGAAATTCTTGCTAAAAATAAAGGAGTTATCGCAAGTTTTTCAAGAGCATTAACTGAAGGATTGTCAGCACAACAAAGTGATGATGAATTTAACAAAGATTTGGCTGAAGCTATTAAAGAAATTTATGAAGCTTCTGTAAAATAA
- a CDS encoding DUF1269 domain-containing protein, translating to MENNVLLAVFKNQLSAYEVLNNIKSNFIGKNYVITEAAVVKKENGKVVFKEGFKVSSDGNIGFLSGGLLGAFVGVIGGPLGILLGGSLGALIGGNRGNSSDQVKSGILSDTTKYLTDNNFGLVLLATEEANSELDNYLKKYDEEVILRKDANTVQKEIEVAKEYEKELYKTAAYDEFKKKANEETDKFKNRVDDVLSDLKDKFEEADKRLKLEVAKLRQRLKK from the coding sequence ATGGAAAATAATGTTTTATTGGCGGTATTTAAAAATCAACTTAGTGCATATGAAGTTTTAAATAATATTAAAAGTAATTTTATTGGTAAAAATTATGTGATTACTGAAGCAGCAGTAGTTAAAAAAGAAAATGGAAAAGTAGTTTTCAAAGAAGGATTTAAAGTTTCTTCAGATGGTAACATAGGATTTCTTTCTGGTGGATTATTAGGGGCTTTTGTTGGAGTTATTGGAGGGCCTTTAGGAATTTTATTGGGCGGATCATTAGGAGCATTGATTGGCGGTAATAGAGGAAATTCTTCAGATCAAGTAAAATCTGGAATTTTATCTGATACTACTAAATATTTGACAGATAATAACTTTGGATTGGTTTTACTTGCAACTGAAGAAGCAAATTCTGAACTTGATAACTATTTAAAAAAATATGATGAAGAAGTTATTTTAAGAAAAGATGCAAATACTGTTCAAAAAGAAATTGAAGTTGCTAAAGAATATGAAAAGGAATTATACAAAACAGCTGCTTATGATGAATTTAAAAAGAAAGCAAACGAAGAAACAGACAAATTTAAAAATAGAGTGGATGATGTTCTTTCAGATTTAAAAGATAAATTTGAAGAAGCTGATAAAAGACTTAAATTGGAAGTTGCTAAATTAAGACAAAGATTAAAAAAATAG
- a CDS encoding peptidylprolyl isomerase — protein MKKLMTVFMSLLLLFAVQASVFGKQTKKVKIKPITVKTEINAKITTDKGEINLKLFPDKAPVTVANFVNLAQHGFYDGLKFHRVIDNFMAQGGDPTGTGMGGPGYKFEDEVNNGLNFSSAGKLAMANAGPGTNGSQFFITTVPTEWLNDKHTIFGEVASKEDFENVKKLSNNDVMRKVEISGTGIKEFLAKYNSRISEWDKALGYKK, from the coding sequence ATGAAGAAATTAATGACAGTTTTTATGTCACTTTTACTATTGTTTGCTGTTCAAGCATCAGTTTTTGGAAAACAAACTAAAAAAGTTAAGATCAAACCTATAACAGTAAAGACAGAAATAAATGCAAAAATTACAACTGATAAAGGTGAAATTAATTTAAAATTATTTCCAGATAAAGCTCCTGTCACAGTTGCAAACTTTGTGAATTTAGCACAACATGGATTTTATGACGGATTAAAATTCCATAGAGTTATTGATAATTTTATGGCACAAGGTGGAGATCCAACTGGAACTGGTATGGGAGGCCCTGGTTATAAGTTCGAAGATGAAGTAAACAACGGATTAAACTTTTCATCAGCAGGTAAATTAGCTATGGCAAATGCTGGGCCTGGAACAAATGGAAGTCAATTTTTCATCACAACAGTTCCAACAGAATGGTTAAACGATAAACACACAATTTTTGGAGAAGTAGCTTCAAAAGAAGATTTCGAAAATGTAAAAAAACTTTCTAATAACGATGTTATGAGAAAAGTTGAAATTTCTGGTACTGGAATCAAAGAATTTTTAGCAAAATACAATTCGAGAATTTCTGAATGGGATAAAGCTTTAGGATACAAGAAGTAA